Proteins encoded by one window of Anguilla rostrata isolate EN2019 chromosome 9, ASM1855537v3, whole genome shotgun sequence:
- the si:ch211-137i24.12 gene encoding immunoglobulin superfamily member, whose product MGPLSPSQPAQTLTHLLLVTVIAGGLLSLSLVCDGATVPGLVTPVPATPDPLTAGPLTDGPLTDGPQMPLSTPEANITDTTSAATGEEEKAAPMVEQHPPKEKAVEGEDVKFSCLLKEADPEGVVVHWIHQGPESEHTVLEGNQTSEERFADRAFLSGDVGHGDFSMTLLNVSIQDRGVYMCILTISDGSALQGSGTKLSIREDLGLLGLEESVGTIIGVTVAAVGVAIGLIALILTQFRDKLTCLKK is encoded by the exons ATgggccccctctctccctctcaacctGCACAGACTctcactcacctgctgctcGTCACTGTCATAG CAGGAggactgctctctctcagtctggtCTGTGATGGAGCCACAGTGCCAGGTCTTGTTACTCCTGTTCCCGCAACTCCTGACCCCCTGACTGCTGGCCCCCTGACAGATGGGCCCCTGACAGATGGGCCCCAGATGCCTCTGTCCACCCCAGAGGCAAATATCACCGACACAACCTCAGCAGCCactggggaggaggagaaggcggCTCCGATGGTAGAACAGCACCCTCCAAAGGAGAAGGCAGTGGAAGGGGAAGACGTGAAGTTCTCCTGCCTGCTGAAGGAGGCTGATCCAGAGGGGGTGGTGGTACACTGGATCCACCAGGGGCCTGAAAGTGAGCACACCGTGCTGGAGGGGAACCAGACATCCGAGGAAAGGTTTGCTGACCGTGCCTTCCTTAGTGGGGACGTGGGACATGGAGACTTCTCCATGACGCTTCTCAACGTCTCTATTCAGGACCGCGGGGTCTACATGTGCATCCTCACCATCTCTGATGGCTCTGCCCTGCAGGGTTCTGGCACCAAGCTCAGCATTCGTGAGGACCTGG GTCTGCTGGGGTTGGAGGAGTCTGTGGGCACTATAATAGGCGTGACTGTGGCAGCAGTGGGTGTGGCCATTGGGCTTATCGCCCTCATTCTGACACAGTTTCGAGACAAGCTAACCTGTCTGAAGAAGTGA
- the zdhhc23b gene encoding palmitoyltransferase ZDHHC23-B, which produces MAKRARKAAEPEDPLCCCEFVNHEGERTHMAACFCDCEHLDQACDRWLKGEAQKEGALSQVVAVVQDRLRVPWLYGARQVDLSVIPPLVLLPVLLRLAALHLFLGVLVMIGLPVLVLWYYYATHRRKGRSLFFLSLALFSLGYMYYLFLTEVVPRGDVGLLQLCTVTIGVVFTLFFLALTKRDPGYLKPHPADTQNSVIDHGGPPELACAPRNGVSPAVQLYARSSESAKSNWCHTCRVVQPPRAGHCRICGFCVRRLDHHCVWINSCVGQANHRCFLLTILLFLLTSVYGISLVLRSVCPKQNTLFALLYCPGVYTQYSTALCFTCSWYCSIVTGGLLHLLVVQFFNVSYNVTEREARLALRQKQGRRHLWGLIVDTGTYSRGFLGNWTEFLTMSSSTDGPSLSLTDLV; this is translated from the exons ATGGCGAAGAGAGCCAGAAAGGCAGCAGAGCCAGAAGatcctctgtgctgctgtgagtTTGTGAACCATGAAGGGGAACGGACTCACATGGCAGCCTGCTTCTGTGACTGTGAGCACCTGGATCAGGCCTGTGATAG gtggCTCAAGGGGGAGGCCCAGAAAGAGGGCGCCCTCTCGCAGGTGGTTGCGGTAGTGCAGGACAGACTGCGGGTGCCCTGGCTCTATGGGGCGAGGCAGGTCGACCTGTCTGTCATTCCGCCACTGGTGCTGCTCCCTGTCCTACTGCGCCTGGCAGCACTGCACTTGTTCCTGGGTGTGTTGGTGATGATTGGGCTGCCAGTGCTGGTGCTGTGGTACTACTATGCAACGCACCGGAGGAAGGGCCGAAGCCTCTTTTTCCTCAGCCTCGCTCTTTTCTCCCTCGGCTACATGTACTACCTCTTCCTCACGGAGGTGGTGCCGCGAGGTGACGTAGGCCTCCTGCAACTCTGTACTGTGACGATAGGTGTGGTGTTCACCTTGTTCTTCCTCGCCTTGACCAAGAGGGACCCGGGGTATTTGAAGCCCCACCCAGCTGACACCCAAAACAGTGTGATCGACCATGGCGGTCCACCTGAGCTCGCCTGCGCCCCCCGCAATGGCGTAAGTCCGGCGGTGCAGTTGTACGCGAGGTCCAGTGAGAGCGCGAAGAGTAACTGGTGTCACACCTGCAGGGTCGTGCAGCCTCCTCGAGCAGGGCACTGCCGAATCTGTGGCTTCTGTGTTCGCCGCTTGGACCACCACTGTGTCTG GATTAACAGCTGCGTGGGACAGGCCAATCACCGCTGCTTCCTGCTGAcgatcctcctcttcctgttaaCATCAGTGTATGGGATAAGCCTGGTTCTACGCAGTGTGTGTCCCAAGCAGAACACGCTGTTTGCCCTACTGTACTGCCCTGGAGTCTATACCCAGTACAG caCGGCATTGTGTTTCACCTGTTCCTGGTACTGCAGCATTGTGACAGGGGGGTTGCTGCACCTGCTCGTAGTGCAGTTCTTCAATGTCAGCTACAATGTGACAGAGCGTGAGGCACGACTAGCCCTACGTCAGAAGCAGGGACGAAGACACCTGTGGGGCCTCATCGTCGATACCGGGACCTACTCGCGTGGTTTTCTCGGCAACTGGACCGAGTTCTTGACCATGAGTTCTTCCACTGATGGCCCCTCCTTAAGCCTTACTGACCTTGTGTAG